A genomic segment from Salvia splendens isolate huo1 chromosome 13, SspV2, whole genome shotgun sequence encodes:
- the LOC121760156 gene encoding E3 ubiquitin-protein ligase RNF170-like isoform X5 produces the protein MLSWFRKGKKNEGGGTRNDRPPEDDCCPICFNEFHVPCRTNCGHWFCGGCLLGLLRSVVKCPVCESWVYKLVPLLPALVQPGREEEASEILGEIEQFNTEDELRREFGELDELLREKKQNREDSIVFRIFMKYGDLIEGVTKALVCLLWFSFVLKQFVNIIIDFRLWPNV, from the exons ATGTTGAGTTGGTTCAGAAAAGGCAAGAAGAATGAGGGCGGAGGTACCAGGAATGATAGGCCGCCGGAAGATGACTGCTGCCCCATTTGCTTCAATGAATTCCACGTTCCATGCCGGACTAACTGCGGCCACTGGTTTTGCG GCGGATGCCTTCTTGGGCTTTTGAGATCCGTGGTGAAGTGCCCTGTGTGTGAATCCTGGGTATATAAACTTGTTCCCCTTTTACCTGCACTGGTTCAGCCcggaagagaagaagaagctaGTGAGATCCTCGGGGAGATCGAGCAATTTAATACTGAAGACGAG CTAAGAAGAGAATTTGGTGAGCTCGATGAGCTCCTCAGAGAGAAGAAGCAAAATCGTGAAGACTCGATTGTATTTCGCATCTTCATG AAATATGGAGATCTGATCGAGGGCGTGACAAAAGCTCTAGTTTGTCTATTATGGTTTAGTTTT GTGCTGAAACAATTTGTCAACATAATAATTGACTTCCGCTTGTGGCCAAATG TTTAA
- the LOC121760156 gene encoding E3 ubiquitin-protein ligase RNF170-like isoform X2: MLSWFRKGKKNEGGGTRNDRPPEDDCCPICFNEFHVPCRTNCGHWFCGGCLLGLLRSVVKCPVCESWVYKLVPLLPALVQPGREEEASEILGEIEQFNTEDELRREFGELDELLREKKQNREDSIVFRIFMKYGDLIEGVTKALVCLLWFSFVLKQFVNIIIDFRLWPNVFCSLIKATC; this comes from the exons ATGTTGAGTTGGTTCAGAAAAGGCAAGAAGAATGAGGGCGGAGGTACCAGGAATGATAGGCCGCCGGAAGATGACTGCTGCCCCATTTGCTTCAATGAATTCCACGTTCCATGCCGGACTAACTGCGGCCACTGGTTTTGCG GCGGATGCCTTCTTGGGCTTTTGAGATCCGTGGTGAAGTGCCCTGTGTGTGAATCCTGGGTATATAAACTTGTTCCCCTTTTACCTGCACTGGTTCAGCCcggaagagaagaagaagctaGTGAGATCCTCGGGGAGATCGAGCAATTTAATACTGAAGACGAG CTAAGAAGAGAATTTGGTGAGCTCGATGAGCTCCTCAGAGAGAAGAAGCAAAATCGTGAAGACTCGATTGTATTTCGCATCTTCATG AAATATGGAGATCTGATCGAGGGCGTGACAAAAGCTCTAGTTTGTCTATTATGGTTTAGTTTT GTGCTGAAACAATTTGTCAACATAATAATTGACTTCCGCTTGTGGCCAAATG TCTTTTGTAGTTTAATAAAAGCTACATGTTGA
- the LOC121760041 gene encoding E3 ubiquitin-protein ligase RNF170-like yields the protein MQNIHNFNSLRNCSNGREETAMMLGWFRNRKNLRYTKDMPPEHSRCDLCFNDFHFPCRTNCGHWLCGTCVLQFSILMDDFRKFKCSKCESQVYNLVPHSPVLTQPGRGVAEVLGEILQFNGEHKKEVDLLQSMRGMPDFMLDNLPSVYTLIQYADAVYDFRLWPNEGIEFRLCQMVRCALLVFGTVFMYRRRIREYLRHLTG from the exons ATGCAAAATATACACAACTTTAACAGCCTGAGAAATTGTTCAAACGGAAGAGAAGAGACGGCAATGATGCTGGGTTGGTTCAGAAACCGCAAGAATTTGAGATATACCAAGGATATGCCGCCGGAACATTCACGCTGCGACCTCTGCTTTAATGACTTCCACTTTCCATGCCGGACTAACTGTGGCCATTGGCTTTGCG GCACCTGCGTTCTTCAATTTTCGATACTCATGGATGATTTCCGAAAGTTCAAGTGTTCTAAGTGTGAATCCCAGGTATATAATCTTGTTCCCCATTCACCTGTACTGACTCAACCAGGAAGAGGAGTTGCTGAGGTCCTCGGAGAGATCCTGCAATTTAATGGTGAACATAAG AAAGAGGTAGATCTGCTCCAGAGCATGAGAGGAATGCCGGATTTTATGCTTGACAATTTGCCGTCTGTTTAT ACGCTGATACAATATGCTGACGCAGTATATGACTTCCGTTTGTGGCCAAATG AAGGGATTGAATTCCGACTATGTCAAATGGTGAGATGTGCTCTGCTTGTATTTGGTACTGTTTTCATGTATAGGCGTCGTATACGGGAATATTTGAGGCATTTGACGGGATAG
- the LOC121760156 gene encoding E3 ubiquitin-protein ligase RNF170-like isoform X4, with translation MLSWFRKGKKNEGGGTRNDRPPEDDCCPICFNEFHVPCRTNCGHWFCGGCLLGLLRSVVKCPVCESWVYKLVPLLPALVQPGREEEASEILGEIEQFNTEDELRREFGELDELLREKKQNREDSIVFRIFMKYGDLIEGVTKALVCLLWFSFVLKQFVNIIIDFRLWPNGDIYGDRI, from the exons ATGTTGAGTTGGTTCAGAAAAGGCAAGAAGAATGAGGGCGGAGGTACCAGGAATGATAGGCCGCCGGAAGATGACTGCTGCCCCATTTGCTTCAATGAATTCCACGTTCCATGCCGGACTAACTGCGGCCACTGGTTTTGCG GCGGATGCCTTCTTGGGCTTTTGAGATCCGTGGTGAAGTGCCCTGTGTGTGAATCCTGGGTATATAAACTTGTTCCCCTTTTACCTGCACTGGTTCAGCCcggaagagaagaagaagctaGTGAGATCCTCGGGGAGATCGAGCAATTTAATACTGAAGACGAG CTAAGAAGAGAATTTGGTGAGCTCGATGAGCTCCTCAGAGAGAAGAAGCAAAATCGTGAAGACTCGATTGTATTTCGCATCTTCATG AAATATGGAGATCTGATCGAGGGCGTGACAAAAGCTCTAGTTTGTCTATTATGGTTTAGTTTT GTGCTGAAACAATTTGTCAACATAATAATTGACTTCCGCTTGTGGCCAAATG GCGACATATATGGGGATAGAATTTGA
- the LOC121760156 gene encoding E3 ubiquitin-protein ligase RNF170-like isoform X1, with the protein MLSWFRKGKKNEGGGTRNDRPPEDDCCPICFNEFHVPCRTNCGHWFCGGCLLGLLRSVVKCPVCESWVYKLVPLLPALVQPGREEEASEILGEIEQFNTEDELRREFGELDELLREKKQNREDSIVFRIFMKYGDLIEGVTKALVCLLWFSFVLKQFVNIIIDFRLWPNEGMAFRLCQTLRCAIVVLGLIWMIRRHIWG; encoded by the exons ATGTTGAGTTGGTTCAGAAAAGGCAAGAAGAATGAGGGCGGAGGTACCAGGAATGATAGGCCGCCGGAAGATGACTGCTGCCCCATTTGCTTCAATGAATTCCACGTTCCATGCCGGACTAACTGCGGCCACTGGTTTTGCG GCGGATGCCTTCTTGGGCTTTTGAGATCCGTGGTGAAGTGCCCTGTGTGTGAATCCTGGGTATATAAACTTGTTCCCCTTTTACCTGCACTGGTTCAGCCcggaagagaagaagaagctaGTGAGATCCTCGGGGAGATCGAGCAATTTAATACTGAAGACGAG CTAAGAAGAGAATTTGGTGAGCTCGATGAGCTCCTCAGAGAGAAGAAGCAAAATCGTGAAGACTCGATTGTATTTCGCATCTTCATG AAATATGGAGATCTGATCGAGGGCGTGACAAAAGCTCTAGTTTGTCTATTATGGTTTAGTTTT GTGCTGAAACAATTTGTCAACATAATAATTGACTTCCGCTTGTGGCCAAATG AAGGGATGGCATTCCGACTGTGTCAAACGCTGAGATGTGCTATTGTTGTACTTGGTTTGATTTGGATGATTAGGCGACATATATGGGGATAG
- the LOC121760156 gene encoding E3 ubiquitin-protein ligase RNF170-like isoform X3, translating to MLSWFRKGKKNEGGGTRNDRPPEDDCCPICFNEFHVPCRTNCGHWFCGGCLLGLLRSVVKCPVCESWVYKLVPLLPALVQPGREEEASEILGEIEQFNTEDELRREFGELDELLREKKQNREDSIVFRIFMKYGDLIEGVTKALVCLLWFSFVLKQFVNIIIDFRLWPNGMFLFISV from the exons ATGTTGAGTTGGTTCAGAAAAGGCAAGAAGAATGAGGGCGGAGGTACCAGGAATGATAGGCCGCCGGAAGATGACTGCTGCCCCATTTGCTTCAATGAATTCCACGTTCCATGCCGGACTAACTGCGGCCACTGGTTTTGCG GCGGATGCCTTCTTGGGCTTTTGAGATCCGTGGTGAAGTGCCCTGTGTGTGAATCCTGGGTATATAAACTTGTTCCCCTTTTACCTGCACTGGTTCAGCCcggaagagaagaagaagctaGTGAGATCCTCGGGGAGATCGAGCAATTTAATACTGAAGACGAG CTAAGAAGAGAATTTGGTGAGCTCGATGAGCTCCTCAGAGAGAAGAAGCAAAATCGTGAAGACTCGATTGTATTTCGCATCTTCATG AAATATGGAGATCTGATCGAGGGCGTGACAAAAGCTCTAGTTTGTCTATTATGGTTTAGTTTT GTGCTGAAACAATTTGTCAACATAATAATTGACTTCCGCTTGTGGCCAAATGGTATGTTCCTCTTCATTTCAGTTTAG